A single window of Polyodon spathula isolate WHYD16114869_AA chromosome 2, ASM1765450v1, whole genome shotgun sequence DNA harbors:
- the LOC121328751 gene encoding putative protein TPRXL, with product MGRLHPGHNENEGKAWCLLYFILSSEEEKVYCVKGYSSSSPAGSVLKSEKVYSVKGYSSSSPAGSVLKSEKVYSVKGYSSSSPAGSVLKSEKVYSVKGYSSSSPAGSILKSEKEYCVKGYSSSSPTGSVLKSEKEYCVKGYSSSSPTGSVLKSEKVYCVKGYSLSSPAGSVLKSEKEYCVKGYSSSSPTGSVLKSEKEYSVKGYFSSSPPGSVLKSKKVYCVKGYSSSSPAVAASRAARASATSRSTKISKLSMELLLSSDSVSGSPLSNGEILPFSSSTSACWETHSFISAKEILALLRLTASALFKIVILASTPLTEALSVTSA from the exons ATGGGTCGCTTGCACCCag GGCATAATGAAAATGAAGGAAAAGCTTGGTGTTTGCTATACTTCATCCTCTCTTCTGAAGAGGAGAAGGTGTATTGTGTAAAAGGCTATTCCTCGTCCTCTCCCGCTGGCAGTGTTCTGAAGAGTGAGAAG GTGTATTCTGTAAAAGGCTATTCCTCGTCCTCTCCCGCTGGCAGCGTTCTGAAGAGTGAGAAGGTGTATTCTGTAAAAGGCTATTCCTCGTCCTCTCCTGCTGGCAGCGTTCTGAAGAGTGAGAAGGTGTATTCTGTAAAAGGCTATTCCTCGTCCTCTCCTGCTGGCAGCATTCTGAAGAGTGAGAAGGAGTATTGTGTAAAAGGCTATTCCTCGTCCTCTCCCACTGGCAGTGTTCTGAAGAGTGAGAAGGAGTATTGTGTAAAAGGCTATTCCTCGTCCTCTCCCACTGGCAGTGTTCTGAAGAGTGAGAAGGTGTATTGTGTAAAAGGCTATTCCTTGTCCTCTCCCGCTGGCAGTGTTCTGAAGAGTGAGAAGGAGTATTGTGTAAAAGGCTATTCCTCGTCCTCTCCCACTGGCAGTGTTCTGAAGAGTGAGAAGGAGTATTCTGTAAAAGGCTATTTCTCTTCCTCTCCCCCTGGCAGTGTTCTGAAGAGTAAGAAGGTGTATTGTGTAAAAGGCTATTCCTCGTCCTCTCCCGCTGTAGCAGCTTCTAGAGCTGCAAGGGCCTCTGCCACTTCAAGATCAACAAAAATCTCAAAGTTGTCTATGGAACTATTGCTCTCTTCAGATTCAGTATCCGGCTCCCCTCTTTCCAATGGAGAGATTCTGCCGTTTAGTTCATCCACATCAGCTTGCTGGGAAACACATTCTTTTATATCTGCAAAGGAGATACTTGCATTACTAAGGTTAACTGCTTcagcattgtttaaaatagttaTATTGGCATCTACTCCACTGACTGAAGCACTGTCTGTAACATCTGCATAG